TCTCAGGGACATTGAGGACTCAACATCTCTATCGCTGAACGAAGTCTCTACTGAACTTCAAATGTTTAAAGATCCAGGCAGGTTTGTTCTAACATCTGTCGAAAAGGCACTGACGGACGCTAGTGAGAGAGGAGAGTTGAGTTTAGAAGAGCCTATACTAATGGCTTTGGTTCCCCTTCTGGAGGAGCTGGCACGTGTTGGTATCTCTACTGATCCTGGTCTACAGTCTGATGCAACCAAAGTGGCACGTGAATGGGTTAGGATGATGGGAGCTAGTGTTGAAAAGTCGCAGCTTGAGGCTTGGGCGTTTCTGCAGTTCATCCTTGCATTTGGATTGGTGAAACAAACTCAGCCGGATCAAACTCTACAGCTTGCCTCTTATGTTTCTCACTTCAAACATGCGCCAAAGCTCTTTGAGTCTCTTGGTCTCACTCATGCCATCCCAGGTAAGTATTACTTCTACAACACATATGTCGCAttggtgtgtttttttttaaactctctCTGCTCTAACAAAGATCAAACTCTTCTTTTAATCTCCACAGGCTTTGTCACAGAGCTCCTAAACAAAGCCATGTGTATTCCTGCAGTCCggtttatgttttacttcaagGTGGAGAACAACTTTTCTCCACTGGAGATCTTGAAAGAACAGATCAACAATCTCAGACGCTCAGCCAAGGAAAGTAGAAGATATGAATCACAGGTTAAAGCCTTCTCCAACCGATCTCTTCTTGTCAAACTGTATATTGTCTTTGATGGTTAACTTTGCAATCTATGTTTGGCTTATAGGCCGAAGCTAACAGAGATGCTGCTATACTGAGGGATATGATGGAACTCATTGAAGACTTCAAGCTTGAAATGGACATACCTGTGGATCTTATCTTCAAATTCATGGTTCCTCGGGAATTTCAAATTCAGAACCAACGTATTCAATCAACGCATATGCAGGCTTCAGACACAGTTTTTCAAAACTCATGCATTGCCACTGATGTCTCAAACCCAAGCCTACCAACAAGCTTTAGTGCTGTGCCAAATCAACCGGTAGAAACGTATGAAGCTGGTGGTACAACTGGGTTCCAAGGTCAATCTTCACATCAAGCTGGTTTTAAACGTCCAAGGGGGGTGGAGGATCCTGAGGGTTCTAGACTGGTGATTAGACCCTGCATCAATCGACCACCAGGCTTTGGCAAATTCTAGTGCTCTATGTCTCAAGTTTAAGGCTATAACTAGCTAAGTAGTAGGAAGTAACTAACTAGAAAcatcttttgtttctttgggTTTGATAAAGTCTCAGCTATTGTGGTTTAGTAAGCTCCATGGTTTCTCACTTAATGGATTTTGTTATGGAATTTTGGAGGCTGCTATGATcttgaattttaattattaatgcAACAAAAGCTCTTTCGAAAAGTTGTGTATACATTGATGTCGTCTCCTTCATATTATTATGATCTGTAAactttttgaaacataaatctCAATGTGCGGATACTTGGAttaattcaaatcaaaccagtgGCTAACACAAATTATTAAAGAAATTGTTATACAACTGAAAATACTCTCATTATTTCACAGTTTACGATCTGTATTCATACACACGGTTTAGTAAAAGGAAGTTTAACCGATAATTAATCTAAGTTAACCGGGATACTCTAGTAACTCTTACGGTAAATTAAGtcaacaaaataaatgaattactaATAATCATTGATTTTGGAAAATATAATACTAAATTGATTTGGAAAtccaaacaaatatatattatctagcTTCTTTTCATCATTATCTACAACACAGAAGCCACAAGACAAAACAGCAGTTAAAAACTCAAAAGCAGACGTGAAGATTCATATCATCAAGTTCGTTCGTGTTGTGAATTTCTAGGTTTCGtttcttttgatttgttttttttttatgggtgACTTGATGGAGAAGGCAAGGAGTAGTCTAGCGCTTGTTGATCTAAGCAAACACAACTTTCACCGAACCCTAGATTCTCTCCAGGAAAGCGctcattctcttcttctcctttccgTTCAATGGAAAGAGATCGAAGGGCACTTCGATTCCACGAAAGGCCTTCTCGAAGATCGAGCCAAAGAGCTACAAGCACGCGAGGAATCACTCAATGGCCGAGCCATGGAACTTGAGGACAAGGAGAAGGAGCTTTCTTCGGTTCATGACTCGTTCAAAGCCAAAGTGGATGAGTTTGAGAAGATGGAGGTGAGGTTTCACTCGGAGTGCAAGGAAGCTTTGGAGACAAGGAAGGCAGAGTTTGAAGGGTTTACAAAGAGAATCGAGTCCATGGAGAAGGAACTAGAGCAGCAGAGAGATCTCAGACATGAGTTTGAGCCACTTGTTTCAATGTTGGGTAAAGACAAAGGCTGCTCAAGTGTTGCAACGTCTGTGGATGATTTGGTTAAGAGAAATCAAGCCTTGGCGAGAATGATTCCGTGTTTGGACCCGGCAAAGCTTGTTTTGGATGCTATACAAGCGTCTCTTAAAGATTTTAATGATAGTGTTGTTCTTAAAAGTTGCACCGTTTTGTTGGAGAAACTGATGGAGATGAATCTACCTATCACATGGGAGGTGAACCAAGAAGCGACTCAAATTGGTATTAACTGGATAAGTATGGCAAAAGCTAACACAAACAATGACTCTTTGGTGTTATGTTGCTTGTTGTTTCTGGCTGCTTATGGTTTGGCCTCTGTGACTACTCGTGAAGTGCTGTTAACCCTTTTAGAGCGGTTCCTTCTGTATGATCAAGCGCCGAGACTGTTTCGGCTTCTGGAGTTAGAACATAGTGTTTATGGTAATGCTTACTTGACTTTTGACTACTTTTTTAGTTGTTTCCCAAAAAGCTGAAACGTTTTTGTGAATAGGTGTGGTTGAAACTCTAAAGAACAAGGAAGAGTACTTAGCAGTACTGAGATTCATATGTGAGTTCAGGTTATACAAGCTTTGTCCAAGAGGGAGACCAGGAGCCCTTTTGCATGCGTACTTGATTTCATCAGAAAGAGCTGCTAGAGTTCCTTTTGGAACTGTAAACTTAATGGAGGCGCAGGTAAAgctaaactctctctctctctctctctctctctctctctctctctctctctctctctctctctctctctctctctctctctctctctctctctctctctctctctctctctctctctctctctctctctctctctctctctctctctctctctctctctatggctTATGATGTGTAAGTTGATTAAGCTTTGTTGACTTGTTGTAGAAAGCGAGGAAGGAGAAGATAAAAGCTGATGCAACCATGGCACTTGAGTGCATCCAAGAGAGGAAAGCTGAGCATATGTTCCCTCCTAAGATTCTTAATAAGCTGAGTCTACTAAAGAACGGTGAATCAGCAGCCAAGAGAGCAATGGAACCAGTTCATAAAAGTTCTGAGAATCAGGACACAACCAAACGACAAAGATTAACCGAACCAACCACTCCTACACAGAACTCAACAGGTATGTTGTTGATTCATCTATCAACCTTACTTTTAATACACTCGCTTTAATCAGAACACATGTGTATGTTTCTTCAGGTGAGAAGATTGATGAATCAGGAGTTAATCATCAGCCAGATGGCAAAGAAACACATCCACCAAGCACTGAAGCTAAGCCAAACAATCTCTGTGGCTCCATCAACGCAGACATGTTAAGGGAGATACTAGAAAAGAAACCTCTAGAGAGTGATCTCTCCAATGCTTTCAGATGCACATCAAATCCAGCAAAGCTAGTTCTAGACACATCCATGTCTCTATGTCCTACAAACCTTGAAGGGAGCAGCTACCAATTCAAGCTGCTGATTACTTCAGATAGCTGCAACTTATTGTTGGACCAGCTGAAGAAGCTCCCTGTTCAAATAGGACATCCAGTAAAAGGGGATGCAAAGAAACTTGCTGTTTACTGGAGAGAAAAGATTACAAAGAATAAGAGTGATGAGTTAGAAGTAGTTTGTTTCCTAAAGTTTCTAGGTATCTATGGGATAGTGTCAGAGTTCAAGACCAGTGACCTTCTAACTCTACTGGACAACTCTTATTGGCACACTGCATCTCCTGATCTTTGCCAGTTTCTTGGTTTAGACAACGCCATTACAGGTGATTCTCTTCTCTTTACTCTCCCACAACTGTCAAAAAATAGTACTCTTTCCGTTctattaagatagatgttttaaaaaaaaaatatttcacaaagatatatgttttatgttttctagAAGAAATTGTAgactttaagaaaattaattgaattgGTT
The nucleotide sequence above comes from Brassica napus cultivar Da-Ae chromosome A9, Da-Ae, whole genome shotgun sequence. Encoded proteins:
- the LOC125577976 gene encoding FRIGIDA-like protein 5, which gives rise to MKTDLERYHAQVSAEMETLRKLEEAAERKLKDLTLVQDNIAECEKMFETRSSELVSKEKELEVLSLKIDLREQTVMSLNSDMKEACQRMENIQKLIEERSGQCESLKLLFEKHNEQLASAEIAPSLTPVNNVLSLDVKPEEPVNNSVASHFPNEDAILRDIEDSTSLSLNEVSTELQMFKDPGRFVLTSVEKALTDASERGELSLEEPILMALVPLLEELARVGISTDPGLQSDATKVAREWVRMMGASVEKSQLEAWAFLQFILAFGLVKQTQPDQTLQLASYVSHFKHAPKLFESLGLTHAIPGFVTELLNKAMCIPAVRFMFYFKVENNFSPLEILKEQINNLRRSAKESRRYESQAEANRDAAILRDMMELIEDFKLEMDIPVDLIFKFMVPREFQIQNQRIQSTHMQASDTVFQNSCIATDVSNPSLPTSFSAVPNQPVETYEAGGTTGFQGQSSHQAGFKRPRGVEDPEGSRLVIRPCINRPPGFGKF
- the LOC111200875 gene encoding FRIGIDA-like protein 5 isoform X2; translated protein: MGDLMEKARSSLALVDLSKHNFHRTLDSLQESAHSLLLLSVQWKEIEGHFDSTKGLLEDRAKELQAREESLNGRAMELEDKEKELSSVHDSFKAKVDEFEKMEVRFHSECKEALETRKAEFEGFTKRIESMEKELEQQRDLRHEFEPLVSMLGKDKGCSSVATSVDDLVKRNQALARMIPCLDPAKLVLDAIQASLKDFNDSVVLKSCTVLLEKLMEMNLPITWEVNQEATQIGINWISMAKANTNNDSLVLCCLLFLAAYGLASVTTREVLLTLLERFLLYDQAPRLFRLLELEHSVYGVVETLKNKEEYLAVLRFICEFRLYKLCPRGRPGALLHAYLISSERAARVPFGTVNLMEAQKARKEKIKADATMALECIQERKAEHMFPPKILNKLSLLKNGESAAKRAMEPVHKSSENQDTTKRQRLTEPTTPTQNSTGEKIDESGVNHQPDGKETHPPSTEAKPNNLCGSINADMLREILEKKPLESDLSNAFRCTSNPAKLVLDTSMSLCPTNLEGSSYQFKLLITSDSCNLLLDQLKKLPVQIGHPVKGDAKKLAVYWREKITKNKSDELEVVCFLKFLGIYGIVSEFKTSDLLTLLDNSYWHTASPDLCQFLGLDNAITGFIQDLIKTGHRLKAVNYIYSFGMLHKFHPVSAIINDSLRITKESAEKAFRDAENEPASQVAAIDRQIRSLRAGIKCITCHKLESEFQLEDLEERIKSLLKLRRNVSDTAEPPSLGEVGSVSSNNTRLEHSATVVSSSASKPGSRGQKRSQSSVHVASYTSNHVPEHGSSLNQRLTWPVDHYGRGFNSDYNHNQWTQPEGPPQYQYHQYYQQYDPYHRNHF
- the LOC111200875 gene encoding FRIGIDA-like protein 5 isoform X1; protein product: MGDLMEKARSSLALVDLSKHNFHRTLDSLQESAHSLLLLSVQWKEIEGHFDSTKGLLEDRAKELQAREESLNGRAMELEDKEKELSSVHDSFKAKVDEFEKMEVRFHSECKEALETRKAEFEGFTKRIESMEKELEQQRDLRHEFEPLVSMLGKDKGCSSVATSVDDLVKRNQALARMIPCLDPAKLVLDAIQASLKDFNDSVVLKSCTVLLEKLMEMNLPITWEVNQEATQIGINWISMAKANTNNDSLVLCCLLFLAAYGLASVTTREVLLTLLERFLLYDQAPRLFRLLELEHSVYGVVETLKNKEEYLAVLRFICEFRLYKLCPRGRPGALLHAYLISSERAARVPFGTVNLMEAQKARKEKIKADATMALECIQERKAEHMFPPKILNKLSLLKNGESAAKRAMEPVHKSSENQDTTKRQRLTEPTTPTQNSTGEKIDESGVNHQPDGKETHPPSTEAKPNNLCGSINADMLREILEKKPLESDLSNAFRCTSNPAKLVLDTSMSLCPTNLEGSSYQFKLLITSDSCNLLLDQLKKLPVQIGHPVKGDAKKLAVYWREKITKNKSDELEVVCFLKFLGIYGIVSEFKTSDLLTLLDNSYWHTASPDLCQFLGLDNAITGFIQDLIKTGHRLKAVNYIYSFGMLHKFHPVSAIINDSLRITKESAEKAFRDAENEPASQTLQVAAIDRQIRSLRAGIKCITCHKLESEFQLEDLEERIKSLLKLRRNVSDTAEPPSLGEVGSVSSNNTRLEHSATVVSSSASKPGSRGQKRSQSSVHVASYTSNHVPEHGSSLNQRLTWPVDHYGRGFNSDYNHNQWTQPEGPPQYQYHQYYQQYDPYHRNHF